One Hippoglossus stenolepis isolate QCI-W04-F060 chromosome 9, HSTE1.2, whole genome shotgun sequence genomic region harbors:
- the prnpa gene encoding prion protein a has product MLILQKMPLTAALCLMLLATLLPSSEARRGGGGFGRGRGGSSRGWGGGGGQAYRPVQSGGPSAGKIAGAAAVGAIGGSMLGSALSRPGYGGGYGGYGGGYGGGYGGGYGGYPRYGGGGYGRRPGSDPEGSGDMEYYVGASSGPIYNSIIVVIGSLMSLLIGHWVAVM; this is encoded by the coding sequence ATGTTGATCCTTCAGAAGATGCCCCTCACAGCGGCCCTGTGCCTGATGCTCCTTGCCACACTTCTACCCAGCTCTGAGGCCCGGCGTGGAGGCGGCGGCTTTGGCCGAGGTAGAGGAGGCTCCAGCCGGGGCTGGGGCGGTGGTGGTGGCCAGGCCTACAGACCCGTCCAGAGCGGTGGTCCCAGTGCAGGGAAAATAGCAGGGGCGGCTGCAGTAGGCGCCATTGGAGGATCAATGTTAGGATCTGCTTTGAGCCGCCCTGGGTATGGAGGAGGTTACGGAGGATATGGTGGAGGGTATGGAGGAGGGTATGGTGGAGGGTATGGAGGGTACCCACGATATGGAGGTGGTGGCTATGGCCGCAGGCCTGGCTCTGACCCTGAGGGCTCTGGAGATATGGAGTACTACGTTGGAGCATCTAGTGGCCCCATCTACAACAGCATCATCGTTGTGATTGGCTCCCTGATGTCCCTGCTGATTGGCCACTGGGTGGCAGTCATGTAG
- the LOC118115314 gene encoding uncharacterized protein LOC118115314: MKLNSLSVLCLSLILFHAHSSLAKRAGGSFGKGFSSKKIPSWNRGNTNTGNKNNQGSSSRGGYPKQSGQNNQGGHPPQSGRPAYPGSYPRQQGGVGYPAHGSPYGRGYGGYGGYPGGYINQNPNNKILSPHYGGSFGYGGHGARGGSPFSHSVQGMGVYPQDRSRGFGRSAVVAAAGGAMAGMALGYGLGRFPRPHFPFHSPQEEYYYNHYMYRRYGVRSTDADDYGRDYRYSQPPQTYDSFMDSCMKRTDILPVENRKPKLNPAATATTTANSTVTTTAAVVTSAPDTVTDNKTSDTNSTAEDNSSTPSPSTPHAPNQPEARPGPPASQAVGDDEEEDDDTVSIMEIGYPALIKQVKARRCLELYMIYSERYMKRETGGAEGLEMGYRGSLAVVTSALLMLLNSNMLTLLH, translated from the coding sequence ATGAAGCTTAATTCATTATCTGTGCTGTGTCTGTCGCTTATTTTGTTTCACGCCCATTCTTCACTGGCTAAGAGAGCAGGCGGCAGCTTTGGGAAAGGCTTCAGCTCCAAGAAGATCCCATCATGGAACCGAGGCAACACTAATACAGGCAACAAGAATAATCAGGGCTCCAGCTCGAGAGGTGGATACCCCAAACAGTCTGGACAAAACAATCAAGGAGGCCACCCGCCGCAGTCAGGCAGACCTGCGTATCCGGGCAGTTACCCTCGGCAGCAGGGTGGAGTGGGGTATCCAGCACATGGCTCCCCGTATGGAAGAGGTTATGGAGGTTACGGAGGCTATCCAGGTGGATATATCAACCAAAACCCAAACAACAAAATCCTGAGCCCTCACTATGGAGGCAGCTTTGGATACGGGGGCCACGGTGCGAGGGGCGGCTCTCCCTTTTCCCACTCAGTTCAGGGGATGGGCGTTTATCCCCAAGATAGATCCAGAGGGTTTGGGCGCAGTGCAGTGgtagcagcagctggaggcgcCATGGCAGGAATGGCCCTGGGCTACGGGCTGGGGAGGTTCCCTCGTCCTCACTTCCCCTTCCACAGCCCCCAGGAGGAgtactactacaaccactacatGTACAGGAGATATGGTGTCAGGTCTACTGATGCCGATGACTATGGCAGAGACTACAGGTACAGCCAACCCCCTCAGACCTACGACAGCTTCATGGACTCGTGCATGAAGAGAACAGACATTCTGCCGGTGGAGAATCGAAAGCCAAAACTCAACCCGGCTGCCACAGCCACCACCACAGCTAATTCCACAGTCACCACAACAGCTGCTGTCGTCACCTCAGCACCGGACACTGTCACAGATAACAAGACGTCAGACACCAACAGCACCGCGGAGGACAACTCCTCGACCCCCTCACCTTCCACTCCTCACGCTCCTAATCAGCCTGAAGCCCGTCCCGGGCCTCCAGCTTCACAGGCCGTCGgtgacgatgaggaggaggacgatgacACAGTCAGCATCATGGAGATCGGGTACCCGGCGCTGATCAAGCAGGTGAAGGCCCGCAGGTGTTTGGAGCTGTACATGATTTACTCTGAAAGGTacatgaagagagagacaggaggggcGGAGGGACTGGAGATGGGATATCGAGGGTCTTTAGCAGTGGTCACCAGTGCTTTACTGATGCTACTGAACAGCAACATGCTGACGCTGCTGCACTGA
- the LOC118115317 gene encoding protein PXR1-like, whose product MKNISWGEERKKVAEKLESSASLLLKSKDDLTSLIQLVESEKAKEKELEKELRNMNMRFKLKEVEVVSLNADLKLQEDKLQRYILENEGRPEEIEELHKKMRDLDERWSTEHKESLEKEIKLEDDIKLPIQQNIVLQEQALKTDSYKERVKKEKEEKKERKKSGKEEKMEKREKEEIEGTTRRRLPCFLFNFKPS is encoded by the exons ATGAAAAATATTTcctggggagaagagaggaagaaggtggCCGAGAAGTTGGAGtcttctgcctcacttctgttgAAGTCCAAAGACGACCTGACCAGCTTGATTCAGCTCGTGGAGTCTGAAAAAGCcaaagagaaggagctggagaaggagctcaggaacatgaacatgagGTTTAAACTAAAAGAGGTCGAGGTCGTCTCCCTGAATGCAGACCTGAAGCTCcaggaggacaagctgcagcgATACATCCTCGAAAATGAGGGCAGGCCcgaggaaatagaggagctgcaTAAAAAAATGAGAGACTTAGATGAAAGGTGGTCCACCGAGCACAAGGAGTCCctagaaaaggaaatcaagctGGAGGACGACATAAAACTCCCgatccagcagaacattgtgcttcag gaacaGGCCTTGAAGACCGACAGCTACAaggagagggtcaagaaggagaaagaggagaagaaagaaaggaagaagagcgggaaggaggagaagatggagaagagagagaaggaggagattGAGGGGACAACGAGGAGGAGgctcccctgttttctcttcaacttcaaaccctcctaa
- the prnpb gene encoding prion protein b encodes MKLTVIAALCLFLLFNIHFSMAKKRIGLNLFKKTPKTKTNVDTKSKGKQQFNQGGYPQQPDRPGGYPYQGGHPQQPGNPAGSYPAAGYPAQGYPYGRGYGGYGGHGGYPGGYMNYNPNNKIPSPHYGGSFGYGGHGVRGGSPFSHSVQGMGVYPQDRSRGFGRSAVMAAAGGAMAGMALGYGLGRFPRPHFNFHSPQEEYYYNHYMYRRYGVRSTDTDDYGRDYRYSQPPQTYDSFMDSCMKRTDLLPVENRKPKLNPAATTTIPVTSTATTTAAAPHTGIGSNTTESNSSTAENTSTSSPSTQRPLDESEAKPVPPVPQALRKAASDEDDDEDTVSIVEIGYPALIGQMKARRCVELYMVYSEKYLKKTTEPGVDDGVQGLEMCLQGFLALVTSTIVMLLNSNVLTMLHH; translated from the coding sequence ATGAAACTGACTGTGATCGCTGCATTATgcctgtttcttcttttcaacatACATTTTTCCATGGCCAAGAAAAGAATAGGGCTTAATCTGTTTAAAAAGACTCCCAAAACAAAAACCAATGTGGACACCAAGTCCAAGGGTAAACAACAGTTCAACCAAGGAGGTTACCCCCAGCAGCCAGACAGACCTGGAGGTTATCCTTACCAAGGAGGTCACCCCCAGCAGCCGGGAAACCCAGCAGGAAGCTATCCAGCTGCTGGTTACCCTGCACAGGGCTACCCATATGGAAGAGGTTATGGAGGGTATGGTGGTCATGGAGGGTATCCAGGTGGATACATGAACTACAACCCAAACAACAAAATCCCAAGCCCTCACTATGGAGGCAGCTTTGGATACGGGGGCCACGGCGTGAGGGGCGGCTCTCCCTTTTCCCACTCAGTTCAGGGGATGGGCGTTTATCCCCAAGATAGATCCAGAGGGTTTGGGCGCAGTGCAGTGATGGCAGCAGCTGGAGGCGCCATGGCAGGAATGGCCCTGGGCTACGGGCTGGGGAGGTTCCCTCGTCCTCACTTCAACTTCCACAGCCCCCAGGAGGAgtactactacaaccactacatGTACAGGAGATATGGTGTCAGGTCTACTGATACCGATGACTATGGCAGAGACTACAGGTACAGCCAACCCCCTCAGACCTACGACAGCTTCATGGACTCGTGCATGAAGAGAACAGACCTTCTGCCGGTGGAGAATCGAAAGCCAAAACTCAACCCAGCTGCCACAACCACCATCCCAGTTACATCCACAGCCACcacaacagctgctgcaccACATACTGGCATtggcagcaacacaacagagagcaacagcagcacagcagagaaCACCTCGACCTCTTCACCTTCAACTCAAAGGCCTCTTGATGAATCTGAAGCCAAACCTGTGCCTCCAGTTCCACAGGCTCTCAGAAAAGCAGCttctgatgaggatgatgatgaagatacaGTCAGCATTGTGGAGATCGGCTACCCGGCACTGATCGGACAGATGAAAGCAAGGAGGTGTGTGGAGCTCTACATGGTTTACTCTGAAAAGTACTTGAAGAAAACGACAGAGCCTGGTGTCGATGATGGGGTGCAGGGACTGGAGATGTGCTTGCAAGGGTTTTTAGCTCTTGTCACCAGTACCATAGTGATGCTACTGAACAGCAATGTGCTAACAATGCTGCACCATTGA
- the letm2 gene encoding LETM1 domain-containing protein LETM2, mitochondrial has protein sequence MAVFSHQVIVAVTRSRGSYLLSKRNSCSSLSSKAYLHIDPPRHLLSSSPLRHSRYGYPHCYRGHALGRGHSSALLARSLHSSGFWLQDIKQEDTKAPLAADQDASSGTKKDPVSTAPQTQPPSAPTPASTTATTAATAPPVQEKAVAKKSLYQRIVDEMKHYYNGFRLLGIDINIAGTMVWSLLHGQLLSRRERRRLLRTCADLFRLVPFILFIIVPFMEFLLPVFLKLFPEMLPSTFETESKKEEKQKKGLAAKLELAKFLQETIAEMARRNKAKAQTDDETQRFSTYVQKVRGTGEQPTTKDIVRFSKLFEDELTLEHLERPQLVALCKLLELQPIGTNNLLRFQLMMQLRTIKADDEMIAAEGVPAMSVSELQAACRSRGMRSLGLTTDQLRLQIQQWLDLHLKENVPPSLLLLSRAMYLTDLKPKPPVIPPVPKLEKATPAPVEITGTSSASVSADMLADPALIIKDRSVEELRDKAPVVSDKPLTAAEVLQAKAATEVSQKSKMSANGV, from the exons ATGGCGGTCTTCAGTCACCAGGTGATCGTGGCAGTCACTAGATCAAG GGGATCATATTTGTTGTCCAAGAGGaacagctgctcctctctgtcttccaAAGCTTATCTCCACATAGACCCTCCTCGCCACCTCTTGTCCTCATCCCCACTCAGGCATTCCCGCTATGGCTACCCCCACTGTTACCGAGGCCACGCCCTCGGACGCGGCCACAGCTCCGCCCTGCTCGCCCGCTCGCTACACAGCTCAGGTTTTTGGCTCCAGGATATAAAACAGGAGGACACTAAGGCCCCATTAGCTGCTGACCAGGATGCTTCTTCTGGGACGAAAAAGGACCCTGTGTCCACTGCTCCCCAGACTCAGCCCCCATCAGCTCCCACTCCAGCatccaccaccgccaccacagCAGCCACTGCTCCTCCCGTGCAGGAGAAGGCGGTCGCGAAAAAGTCTCTGTATCAGAGGATTGTGGATGAGATGAAGCATTACTACAATGGCTTCCGGTTACTTGGGATTGACATTAACATAGCAGGGACGATGGTGTGGAGTCTGTTACATGGACAACTGCTCTCAcgcagggagaggagaagg ctgttgAGGACCTGTGCTGACCTGTTCCGTCTGGTGCCATTCATTTTGTTTATCATCGTTCCTTTCATGGAGTTTCTTCTGCCCGTATTCCTTAAACTCTTCCCAGAGATGTTGCCCTCCACCTTTGAGACGGAATCCAAAAAG gaggagaagcagaagaagggTCTGGCTGCGAAGCTCGAACTGGCCAAGTTTCTCCAAGAGACCATCGCTGAGATGGCCCGAAGAAACAAGGCTAAAGCTCAGACAGATGATGAAACCCAGCGCTTCTCCACATACGTTCAAAAG GTCCGAGGCACAGGCGAGCAGCCCACCACGAAGGACATTGTCCGGTTTTCGAAGCTGTTTGAGGACGAACTGACGCTGGAGCACCTGGAGCGCCCCCAGCTGGTGGCTCTGTGCAaactgctggagctgcagcccATCGGCACCAACAACTTGCTGCGTTTTCAGCTGATGATGCAGCTCAGGACCATCAAAGCAGACGATGAG ATGATTGCAGCAGAAGGCGTGCCAGCTATGAGTGTGTCAGAACTACAGGCAGCGTGTCGTAGTCGTGGGATGAGGTCTCTGGGTCTCACCACCGATCAGCTACGTCTGCAGATTCAGCAG TGGCTGGACCTGCACCTGAAGGAGAACGTTCCTccgtcactgctgctgctctccagaGCCATGTACCTGACTGACCTCAAACCAAAACCCCCCGTCATCCCACCTGTTCCTAAACTAGAG AAAGCTACTCCTGCTCCTGTGGAGATCACAGGAACAAGCTCAGCCTCAGTCAGTGCGGACATGTTGGCCGACCCTGCTCTCATCATCAAAGACAGATCG GTGGAGGAGTTGAGGGACAAGGCTCCTGTGGTCTCAGACAAACCACTGACCGCTGCTGAAGTCCTTCAG GCTAAAGCAGCGACAGAGGTGTCCCAGAAGAGCAAGATGAGTGCCAACGGTGTGTAA